The Fusarium poae strain DAOMC 252244 chromosome 2, whole genome shotgun sequence nucleotide sequence aaaagtatattatatgcATTATGGAGGAACTAATAACGGTGTGAAGTGAAACTATCATCACAGCCGGGGAGCTCGAATAATCGAGAGAGAAATCTACTAAACTGATTGTCGAGTTAGCCAATGCTTCTGACAAGTTTCTTGAAATGTTTAATGAATGTGGAGGAAGTTTGTCAGACTGTTGAGCTTGATAATTGATAAATCAACATAGAGATTCAGTTGGCCGTTCTTAATGGAAGAGTTTGTCATCATACAAAGGGGAAAGTGAAAAAATGAACGGGTGCACGCGTCCGTCGAGGGTTGGACGAGACACCAAGTCGTGTCGTGTCGTGTAACGTACCTTACTGTTACTGGGTGAGAATTAACCCGTGACGAGAATATTATGATGGCGCAGAGCGTAAGCCTGCAGAGTCTCGAAGCATCGTGACCTGAGAGTTTCGTTGGGGCAGTCAATTGCCGATGTTGGaattgttgttgaagataaAAGAAACTTTTCAAGCAGAGTTGCAGCCGCAGTTTTATTTCCCAGCCAGCCTAGGGTGGAGACATTATATCGCCCTATCCAAGCTCCATCCCACCATTTATGCACTTAGCGATGCCGCACTGTCCTAGCACAGCCCTGGGGCCCAACTCGCAGTAGGTTTCTGTGGCAGCCGCCCTGTGAATCATCAAGTTGTGCCTAATCTGCACTGTGCCCCCTCAACCCCACCATCGATCTCATCTCTTGCTTTCGTGGTTGCTTTCCCTCGGGCAGACTTTGCGATAACCCAACCCAAACAAACGACTTTGTCGCAAAACCATCCTCGCTTCCCTCTTCTCTACGCATTAGCGATTTAATCGACCCGAACAGGTCCCCAGATTTCAAGATGGCCGGAAGTGAGTTTCTGCAGCAAGAAAACCATCAGGACGATTGGAAACTAACCGCGCACACTTCTAGACTTTGAGGATGTCGCCAGTACGTTTGGACCCCATATGGGCTGATTGAAAGCTCATCTTCGGCGGTATGGGAGAGACCACTAACACCGCAAATAGAGCAGTTTGTTGAGTTCTACTACAACACCTTTGACGCTGATCGCAAGGGCCTCACTTCTCTCTACGTAAGTGATTCGTTGTCAGGCGGTGGGCAGCAATGCAAGACGACTTACTGACTTTTCCCTGATAGCGACCTCACTCTATGCTCACCTTTGAGTCTTCTTCCGTCCTCGGCGCCGAGGCCATTGCTGAGAAGCTTGTCGTATGTATTCTTTCCGCCTACGGCCCTCGCTTGCGTCCTAACGATCATACAACAGGGCCTCCCCTTCCAGAAGGTCAAGCACCAGGTCTCCACCATCGATGCCCAGCCCTCCAACGAGCAGGGTGGTATCATTATTCTTATTACTGGTGCTCTTCTCGTATGTCTCATCCCCCACAATATGCTTGTGTAATGACTAACAATCTTGATCAGATCGACGAGGAGCAGAACCCCATGAACTTCTCCCAGACCTTCCAGCTTCACCGCGACCAATCTGGCCAATACTTCGTCTACAACGATCTTTTCAAGCTTGTTCTCGGTTAAAGCAGCTTGTTGAGTTTGCACAACGCCCTTGTTACTGAGACATGAAAGCGAAGTCTACACCAAGTGGGGCGAGAGAGGAGGGGAAATTAAAGCAGGAATGACAATGGAATAGTTTTTTTGACGGTACGATGAAATTTAGAGAATAGTTCCAGGTAGAACATATTCAAATATGTTTGGCTTGATTGTGGTTTTACTTGGAAGATTTCCCCCATACTGTCAGCCTGAGGTACTGGGTCATTTAACGTTTCAGTCTTATGTGATGACGTGACATACTAATTTCGTTCTTATGTCCcagcggccaacttttctgataccctggtGCTGGGTCGACACGGAAATATCAACCGTATACAAAGCACGGGGATAACATGAACCAGAGCCCAATATAACAGGAGGCTTGGTTTTGGCATCACAAGAGAGGGAATGAGCGCCTTGGATCTCACGTGTGTGGTTCCCGAGATAGTCAATCGTGGGTTTTGCTCAACAGCTTACGAAAGCAATGGCACAACATTGTCAAGACCAATGGCATATGCTCTCTCTACAGAAGGTGATTTGGATAATGGCAAGATTTGAAGCATACTATAATCACATTTACGGTCAAGACTTGTCCAAGAAGCAAGCTCATCATCTATTTTTAAGAGGGTTGGGTGACCAGCCCCTCATGTCACTGCGAGTGGGGAtgggaaaaaaaagtaacCCGAGAAAAATCATTCATTTTCCATGCCGTGAACCGTGCAACACCGTTGATCCCATATTCGCAATGCATTTGAGGGGGTATAAACAAATTAGACTTAGATCTTGGTAGCAGCCTCGAGAgccttctgcttcttgatgATCTTCATCTGAGCCTTGGCACCCATGATACCACCACCCCAGTGTCGGCGGGCCTGGTCGTGCTTCTCAAGGTAACCATCCTTGACAGCGGAGACGAGCTTGGAGAGCTCAGTCTTGTCCTCGGAGCGGACCTCAGTGATGGCGAGGACAGCAGCGGTCTGTTACTTGTTAGATATAACTCGGAATTTGGGAGTTTGATAATGCTGACCTTCTTGTGGACGACAGTTCCGAGACGggccttgcccttgacaaTGGCGTAAGGGATACCCATCTTCTTGCAGagagaaggaaggaagacaACGAGCTCAATGGGCTCGACGTCGTTGGGGATGAGGACGAGAGAAGCCTTCTTGTTCTCAATCAGGCCAACAACGTGGTTGAGACCGTACTTGACAGTGTAAGGCTTCTTGGAGacatcctccttcttcttaccCTCCTTGACGGCGGTAGCCTCCTGGAGGAGacgctccttcttctcggccttgGTCTCAGGTCGGTACTTGTTGAGGAGCTTGAAAGCCTGGGCAGCAGTGTTGCGGTCGAGGACGTGCTGGAACTGAGCAAGAGCCGGGGGAACCTTCAGGCGCATCTGAAGGATCTTCTTCTGGCGCTGGAGGCGGACATACTCGGGCCACTTAACCATGCGAGAGACATTTCGCTTGGGCTGGATGTCCTGGCCGATACCGAAGTTGCGGGGTCGCTTCTCGAGGAGAGGGTTCTAGAGAACTGTCAGCGATCATTGTTTCCCGGCGGGAGAGATGATGGGAATTACTAACCTTGGCAGCCTTCTTGCCAGCCTTACCCTGAGGGAAAGGGGCGGGAGCGACCTTCTTGCCGGAGTTCTTGGGAGGCTGTCATTGAGAAAAGAAGACATCAGCAAGGCATTCAAGCCAACAAAAGGTCTTCTCTGAACTCTAACGAGAATAGGCCATGGCATTTCTGCACACGCCGCATCTCCAGCCAAGTCTTCACCAGCTCGACACTTTTTTACGGTGATCGAATACTGGCGGAATACCAACAGCATGTGTCGCCCACAAAATGTGAACGACGCTGCGGCTTCAATTGCGCATAAAGCACATTTGACTCACAAAACTGTGGCCATTAGAGTCGAGTTGGTTTTTTATTCACTCACCATCTTGAATCGTTCGGGTTAGTAGTTGCTCGTGGGTTGAAGAGCAAAGTCCGGGACACGAATGGTGGATGGAATAAAatcaaagaagaaaagatgcAAAATAGGGAAAATAGTTAGGGTTACTGAAAATTGGTGGGTCTTGTGCGGAAAAAGTCTCCACTTCTTGATCTGGGCTCAGAGGCTGGAACTGATCTTTttttacctaggtacctctTCGTAGCAGCACGTGACTGTGACTCTTCAGCGGCGCAAAGTTATCACGAGTCAAACTTAGGTTGGGAGGCAACAAGTAGAAGGAAAGGTAAAGACTAGTCTAGAATCTGTAATGTTGAAGTAATACGAATACTTCTTTTGCACAAAACATTGCACATTGGTATACGAACCCAACTTACAGCTGTATATTTGAACCTCTCCACTTGGACAACAAGCATTCAGATACTCCTCAACCCAACCAACTGAGAGACTAAATCAACCTACAACAAAATGGCACCTACACCATGCTTTCGGTGTAAAAATAACAGGGCGGTTGTGAAGCGACCCAAGAACCACCATAAGCTATGTCGAGACTGTTTTATTCAAGTTTTCGAAGATGAAGTCCACCATACAATCACGTCGTCAAAGCTCTTCTTCCGGGGTGAACGAGTCGCTATTGGTGCTTCAGGTGGCAAGGATTCAACAGTCCTGGCCTCTGTGATGAAAACGTTGAACGAACGCCACGATTACGGATTGGATCTGGTATTGCTTAGTGTTGACGAAGGTATCAAGGGATATCGAGACGATTCACTAGAGACAGTTAAGCGAAATGCTGTTCAGTACGACATGCCCCTGGAGATTGTCGGCTACGATGAACTGTATGGATGGACGATGGACCAGGTCGTCGAAACCATTGGAAAGAAGGGAAACTGCACGTATTGTGGTGTTTTCCGACGACAGGCTTTGGATAGAGGAGCCAAGAAACTATCTATTCAACATGTCATTACTGGTCACAACGCCGACGATGTTGCCGAGACCGTTCTCATGAACCTTTTACGAGGAGACATGCCCCGATTATCTCGAAGCACTAGCATCGTCACCGGAAACGCGAGCAGTGAGGTCATGAGAAGCAAGCCTCTCAAGTACGCCTATGAAAAGGAGATTGTTCTTTATGCACACCACAAGAAGTTGGACTACTTTAGCACAGAGTGTATATACAGTCCAGAGGCTTTCAGGGGTACAGCACGAGGACTTATCAAGAATCTTGAAAAGGTGCGGCCAAGCGCCATCTTGGACATTGTCAGGAGCGGAGAGGACATGGCTCGTCTTACACCCGACAAGGGCCAAGGAGCATGTGGCGGTTGCGACGACGGTGAGGGGATTGGAGGCTGTGGTTCGGCCAACGGGCGAACTTCTGGTAACGAGATGGCCCAGGTCGAGGCTAGCTTGAAAAAGCAGCACGAGTCTGCGGCTCTCGAGACAGAGATCACAGCCAACGGAACCCCCAAGGATGATGCCGTACCTCTACCAGTCAGGACAAAGAAGCCAAAGCAGAAGGAAGCACCGCCTGCGCCAAAGCAAAGTCTAGGAAAATGTGTCAAGTGTGGCTACATGTCGAGTCAGACCATGTGCCAGGCTTGTACACTGCTGGAGGGCCTGAATAAGAATAGAGCAGAGATAGCGATATAATGGAGATACCCCTGCTGTCAAGACCAAACCATTGGACCTCAAAGTTTTCGTGATTTAGACAAGAGAAACTGCTTGAAATTGTTGAATTCTTTCACCTAGCTGTCGCCCATTCTATAGGCCTTAACCTTATTGCCTCGGGCCCAAATTGTATAATTACATTTGTCGATCTGGGTTCCCATCCTATAACCACTCGCTCTAAGCCATTGTCCTGTTGTTTAGGAAAAGCGTGTTTCCAGCTGAAATCTCGTGTCAATTTGTGAATAATGGTATCGAGAGTAGCACATACCTTCCAGGGGTTGTTCAATTCGAACCCTAGGGGTGCCTCGGGCTTGTCTGTTTGTCCTCGTAGAGTCCCCGTGAGACGACGGTCACGTTCCATCACTAATTCTTTTGTTAGTATTCTTCAAGAAGCGCTCATTTCGGGTCGTATAGTACTTTGCTGAAAGACGATTAGCATTATATGTTGACTATAGGTGCGAATGATTTACTCTATCCCACTGATCCACCGAGTAACGAGGTCGCTTGCCCTCGTTTTGGATGTTCTTAATGACGGCAAGACCGGTACCAGAGATACCGAACATCTATAACTTAATGAGCTTCCATATTGCAGAGCTGCGGAATCGGATGGCGACATACACCAATCATGATGGCATAGGGAAGAAGAGCCTCAAAAGGAACGGGCATTGTGAGGGCGGCGCTGCCTAAGCAGACTCTGAGGTATTCGGTATGTTATTTGGAGAATGTGAGATCGAATTGACCAGGCCTGACCTGTCGTCGTGGTTCGTCGTCGTGGTCGAGAATCTTTCGAATGGCCGGGCCTTGAATTGAAGCTCACGTCCGAGCCATTGACGATTCAGTGATTGGTGATGCTGTTTCGTTGGTGCCTGAGGCCTAAATTTAGCTCCGATTCTATCCCTGCATGGAATACAGTTGAGAGGAGGATTAACCACACAGTGTGCCACCAGATCACAGCGCCCAATCAATTAATCAATTGTCGCACGCACTGTGGCAACTAGCTCCCGCGACAGCTGTTTGATATCGACCAAGTCGACGCGACTTGATCAAGTGGCTTGACTTGTTGCATCTCTACGGGATTTGTGCTCTCTACAAACGCTCAGGTTGAATCGAGGCCGAATACTTGATAGACCTGTTAATTTTGTTTTTGGCTATTCTTGGTCCTGCATCTATCACACGCCGCCCCTCTATCCAAGGCCGCGTCTTCAGCCGTAACAGCGATGAACAAGACGTGACCATACCGCGAGAAACGCTCCTTCAAATCCCGATAACGATCGCTATGCAAAATATAGGCTGCGTTTCAGAACATTCACTTCCGGTACGCGGGAGTAATTACAACAAGCGCACAAATAATGGAAGAGCAGCTTCAAAAAGGCGTCATGGTTTCAGACGAGGATGCCGAGTATGAGACGGCAGGCGAAGCAGGAGACGACACAACAATTATTGCAACAGGCTCTAGAGAAGATAGAGCAGTGTCCAGCGTCGATCAAGACCCATCAGACAATGCCGACATGGACTTGAGCGACCGCGATGCCTCAGGCGAGGATGTAGACGCATCGGGCGAGGAAGATAATGAATACATGGCACCCCCACAACTATCGTCCCACAACAGCCTACAAACCGATcacgaagaagatgaagcgGACGAGGAAGCAGAAGGGGAGGATGCTGAAGAGGAACATGACGATGTGGATGTGGATGCCGAAGGAGAAGAgtacgaagacgacgagggcGTTGGCGCTGTCAAATTTCAACCCGGAACGAGAAAtaacgacgacgaagataGCGAAAGTGAGAAATCCGAGTTCGCTAGCGCCAACGAAGAAGAGTCAGACGAGGAGGCTGCTTGGGACGATGCTGCCGAAGCCGAAGAAGATcacgatgatgaggaaacTGCAGAGACAAACAACTGCCATTTCTGTACTCAAGGCGAAGACGACGACCCAAGCGAGGAGTTCGAGGCGTACTTGGCTTGCGCTCGTTGTGGCCTCAATGGTAAGTATTCATACTGCAACAAAACTTTTAGAGGCTTACAAATATACAGCTCACCAGCAATGCGCGCGTGATGCCGCAGCATTGAGCACCGAAAATAGTGAGTGTGGTTTGCCCTGAAATCTGGCCACTGCTAACACTTCTAGCCCCTGATAATTGGAAATGCCCAGATTGTTATGGCCAAGAATCTGACgccgaggaagaagacgaggtAATGGAGGACCATGATGTCGAGCATGATGCCGGACTTCCTTCTCAACAATCTGAAATTCCCGAACTCTCAGGCGAAGCCTATTTTGAGCAACAAGTGGAGGACGAGGATGCTAGCTCCCATCATGAATCACAAcatgaagacgacgacgagcctGATGAGGAGCTGAGAGAGGCACCGCGCACCTTGAGAAAGCGCAAATCGTCGTCATTGGAAACTGATGGAAACTCGATTTCGTTGAGAAAACGCCGACGAAACCAGTCTAACGATGCAGCATCTGAAGGCACGGCGCGAAATGAGAGCGCTGAACCAAGTCGACATAACTCCTCCAGAACTTTACGTCTCAAGGTTACACGGTCCCCACTAGTTTCGATTCAGAAGCACACGCGTACGTCGCTCGTACTTAAACTCCAGGTCAAGCCTGGCAACCTGAAGGAAGTTCTTGGCcgcaaaaaaagagagaccAGACGACAACCTGGAACTGTCACAAGACCGCCTCCTCAACGACCagtcccaacaccaagagcTACCGCAATTGCAGCTATATCTGTCCTCCCAACCCCCTTTACATCGGACAATTATTCACAACCATTATACTTCGACTGTGATCTCGACGAAATGCAGGGCAAACCCTACGGTGGCATTTTGTCAGAAGCAGAGGCTGACACATCCAAAACACTTCCAGCCGAAGATGACGAGAACAGGTTCAAGGATGCTTTGCAGAAGGCTGACGAAGAATGGAGAGCACGGCTTCTGGCCATGCAAGAAGAGGCCCACGCGCCTGTCCGGAAAGCGAAGAAGACGGCTGACAATGCCAGCCATATCGAGTGCATCGAATTTGGTGGATGGGAAATTGACACGTGGTATGCTGCGCCATATCCTGCCGAGTACTGCACAACTCGGGTACTGTACATCTGCGAGTTCTGCCTCAAATACATGGCATCAGACTACGTTGCCTGGCGGCACAAACTCAAATGCCCAGCCAAGCATCCACCGGGAGACGAGATCTATCGACACGGATCTGTCTCGGTTTTCGAAGTTGACGGCCGCAAAAATCCAGTCTACTGCCAGAACCTGTGCCTTCTTGCCAAGCTATTTTTAGGCTCGAAAACGTTATACTACGACGTGGAACCATTCCTCTTCTACGTCTTGTGCGAATACAACGAGACAGGATACCACTTTGTGGGGTACTTCTCAAAGGAAAAGCGAGCAAGTAGCCAAAACAATGTCTCTTGTATTCTCACACTACCAATACACCAGCGGAAAGGCTATGGTAACTTACTTATTGATTTCTCATACTTGCTTACAAAAGTTGAGGAGAAAACTGGCTCACCAGAAAAGCCGTTGTCGGATATGGGTCTAGTTTCATACCGTAATTACTGGCGTCTAGTTATGTGTCGGTATTTCTTGACAGTGATGAAAGAGGAGAAGTACGCGACAGAGGGGCTTGGTATCAAGCGTATATCCGACAATACCGGCATGACACCAGATGATGTTATATCCGCCCTGGAGGGTCTAAGGGCTCTCGTCAGGGATCCACAGACCAAGACTTATGCCTTCAGAGTTGACGTGGACTATTGCCGACAATATGTGGCCAAATGGGAGGCAAAGGGCTATGTGCAGCTGAAGCCCGAAGCCCTTGTCTGGACACCATATGTTATGGGCCGAAGCAATGCCGTCAACTTTGAGTTGGGCCCCCCAATAAACACTATTGCACCAAGGGAAGACGACGAGGCCAAGGTCGATGAAGGACTTGGAACAACTGGCACTGGAGGCCAGTCCCTAATAAACGGAGAAAGGAATGAGGAAACTACAAATGTCGAGACTGGTGCTGATACTGAAGCGAACGTTAACGGcgaagctcaggatgatgtCGTCGACGATGACAGTGCTGAGCCAGGCCCAGTCCCGTCAATCGAGGATGTAACTCCTGGGGAAGAGAAAGATAAGGATGTGGAGATGAAGGATACAGAAAATGATGGCCCGCCTGCTTGGCTAAAGCCATATCGGGATATTCCGTATACCCGCTTCGAGGTATTCCCGGCTGTTCCTGGAGGTAGACGTGAAAGGGCAAGACCAAGCGTTAGCCGTCCGACCGTGCCTCGTACTACTAGTAGTGCCCCAAGGCAAAAACGCAACAGCGGCAGCCAtcgcacatcatcatcatccaggCCCAAGAGCTCATCTAAGAAAAAGACTGGTGGCACAGGCCGTGGGCCAGGTCGATGGCCCAAGGGCACAAAGAAATCTGACTACGGAAACGCAACTAGTGGTCCTGGTCTGCCACCCGGGTGGCAGGATAAGCAAACCAAGCTACGAGCCATTACCGAAGGGAACGACCCAGATCAGGAAGTGGCAGTTGAAGAGCCAGCAGAAGACTCAGTCGTGGTGTCGACGCGGGTTAATGGAAcaaaagctaataataggAATGCTGCTGCTACACGAAAAGCCTCCGTGGCGGACGAAAATGGAGAGCAAGCTGTCGAAGGCGAGGAGGATGTTGACGCTGAAGGAGaggatatttaaataattattatacctGAGAGCGGGTGGCCACAGGTGATGAGAGTTTGTTTACGGTTGTGTTTATTATACCTTGGAGGAACGGCGTGGTTTgctttattagctttatcGCTCATACGATAGAGGCTTTTGTTTGTAGCAAGCGCATTTTGTTATTGAATCATTTAGACAGTCACAGGCTATAGCGTCCTTAGTATTATCAGGGGCCAATCAATCATCATTCAGGGATAGAAAGCAAAACAAAGGAAACTTGATTAAAAGAGTGTATCTATGTTAGTGCTGAAATAGAGTTAGTGTTGGAGAAGCTGCTCGCTCACCTTGTTCCTTACCGTGGTTAGTTTACCAGGACACAATGACCCTACTTAGACTCGATGGGCTTAGGCTCGCCAAACACTTCGAGGGCTTTGGTGTGGTTCAACGTGGCTACTTCCTTGTACAACCGTAGGAAATCGGTCCATTCGACTTTGCCCTCGATGGAGCACTTCTGGAACACCAGATGAACTGCCCTCTCAGTTAGCTTGACAACTGACCTACCTGCAATGAACGTGTTCCTACCGGCCCAGCTGTCGTCACGAATAGCGAGCAACGGCTTGTCGCAAGTGTCTCCCGGCGCAGGACGCTTGTCATCGGTGTCACGGATATCCATGTACTCAGCCGCCATACCTCGGCGTCTCTCTAGACCTTTGCCATTGTAGCTGTAGATGGGCAAGCAGACGACATGCTCGGCCCAACACTCAATCACGATCATTTTGCGATACTTGGAGTACACAGCACCAAAGGCTGACACTCCAGTATTGTAGTCTTGTGTCGACACCGTATCGTCCCGTTTCTGACTATGAAAGGGGGCAGAAATGATCGTTCCCAGCTGGAGGTCCTGTTTGCGGTACACCTTGTCTGTATCACGCATATGCACAGTTACTGACTCTCCTCGGCTTAGATCAAAATGGGCCTGGTGGACTCCGTAGAAGGGCTGGCGGTTACCTACATCTTTGTTTAGCGTCTGTCGTCTAAGATCTTCAATGTTCTTAGCAATGGCGCTTCTTGGACCTAACTCGACACTGTTAGCTTCTGTCGCAGGGGATGCAATGCCTGCGACATCAATACCATTGGAGGGTTGGGAGGTAGGGCCTACACCGGCCTCGATATGGCACTTCAAGGCGAAGCTCTTCGCCAGCAAACGGACTTTCTCACTGCAGCCCGTACAATCCCAGTCATCAGCTGCCTCGTTGATCGAGGCAACCATGACAGACGGTGAATCAAGCTTTTCTGCCTGAAGAAAAGCTGCCTCACGGTCTTTGTGGCTTCGGCCTGGGTCAGTTGGCGAGAAGTTGGTGTGGGCGAAGTAATTCACCTTCGTCCTGAGAGATGCGGGACCGGGACCACTGCGACCACTGCGATACCCCCTGTGGGCAGGTTTGGTAACGCGTAACTCTCGGACAGGAGCCATGTTTTCGGTTTTGAAGAGGAATCTGTTTTAGCGATTGTTTGTTAGCAGATTTGCTTGAGTGATGCTGAAGTTGGTTGTTAGCTTGTAGTGCTAGATGTTGAGTTGTTTGGCTATATCATCTTTACGAGACGGAACTGAAGTTTTATAGTACAATACCGACATATAATGACTGAGAAATGTCATGTATACTGGCCGTTGTTCAACTGTACATCATCTCGTGTTCAATTTGGGGGTTCTTGTTGCTGAACAATAACATAGTTGGCGCATTCTGTTGTTCTTCTATAATATCTATACCCTCTCGTATTGTTCATCAATCTCATTTAGAAAACAACAGGTTGTTCTGGTTTACACTCTTCTTTCTATTGAGAATAATTGTGGGATGTTAGCAACAAAGGATGCAACCGTGCCGCAGTCCTACGGCTACCTTGTTTTGTCTTCATGGTTCGAGCCATGGCATTTCATACTCGGGTTCGATCTATATTGAACAGTAGTTCTATAATTGTTCTTTTCCTGTAAGCTCATTATTAAGTGGGTGGTGTAATGGCCAAGAAGTGATGAATTAATCGAGTCAAGCACCTATATCAAATGTAAGGCAACTCTGAGACTATCATAAGAGTTAAGCCCCAGATAAAAAGTAGCATAAATTGCCAACTCGGTTTATCCAATTTAGATTAGACTTAGATTATTTGTCTCCACACTGAAATATGTTGGTCAATTTCTCAGTTACATAATGGTAGCCAGTTACTTGACGGGATTCGTTGTAATTCTAATCTGATAACGGGACAATGCTGGCTCTCGATATGGACTCGATACGTTTACATTATTGAAATGAAGACTGAGTTGCATTTTCTCGAATCCGCTCATGAATCAAATGTCAGAGAAACAGTAGATAAGCCCCCCATGGTATCTTTGTGAGTTTGATCAGAACATGAACAACCTTGGCCTTTCAACCTTGGCCTTTCAACCTGTGACCATTCCTCCCCTCCACGAGCCTCAGCCTCAGCTCCAATCTCGCTCTCCTATCCTAGACGGGGCTAGAATTTCCGGGACCGGGCATCTGCCGAAAGTTTGCCATAGTCCCATAGCCAACAACTGCAGACTTATCGTTTCGAGGGGTTGAGACAACGCTGGCGGGCACAGCAGTGAGAGACAAAATCCTGTCAaggtcttcgtcttcatccaTCATGGACATCTTCTCTTCGTCCTGGTTTTGTAAccgctcttcttcctcgacgGCCATATCGTAGTACTCaaa carries:
- the NTF2 gene encoding Nuclear transport factor 2 (BUSCO:53537at5125) — its product is MAGNFEDVAKQFVEFYYNTFDADRKGLTSLYRPHSMLTFESSSVLGAEAIAEKLVGLPFQKVKHQVSTIDAQPSNEQGGIIILITGALLIDEEQNPMNFSQTFQLHRDQSGQYFVYNDLFKLVLG
- the RPL8 gene encoding 60S ribosomal protein L8 (BUSCO:44618at5125) encodes the protein MPPKNSGKKVAPAPFPQGKAGKKAAKNPLLEKRPRNFGIGQDIQPKRNVSRMVKWPEYVRLQRQKKILQMRLKVPPALAQFQHVLDRNTAAQAFKLLNKYRPETKAEKKERLLQEATAVKEGKKKEDVSKKPYTVKYGLNHVVGLIENKKASLVLIPNDVEPIELVVFLPSLCKKMGIPYAIVKGKARLGTVVHKKTAAVLAITEVRSEDKTELSKLVSAVKDGYLEKHDQARRHWGGGIMGAKAQMKIIKKQKALEAATKI
- the NCS6 gene encoding nucleotidyltransferase (BUSCO:31534at5125); protein product: MAPTPCFRCKNNRAVVKRPKNHHKLCRDCFIQVFEDEVHHTITSSKLFFRGERVAIGASGGKDSTVLASVMKTLNERHDYGLDLVLLSVDEGIKGYRDDSLETVKRNAVQYDMPLEIVGYDELYGWTMDQVVETIGKKGNCTYCGVFRRQALDRGAKKLSIQHVITGHNADDVAETVLMNLLRGDMPRLSRSTSIVTGNASSEVMRSKPLKYAYEKEIVLYAHHKKLDYFSTECIYSPEAFRGTARGLIKNLEKVRPSAILDIVRSGEDMARLTPDKGQGACGGCDDGEGIGGCGSANGRTSGNEMAQVEASLKKQHESAALETEITANGTPKDDAVPLPVRTKKPKQKEAPPAPKQSLGKCVKCGYMSSQTMCQACTLLEGLNKNRAEIAI
- a CDS encoding hypothetical protein (TransMembrane:1 (o12-31i)); this translates as MPVPFEALLPYAIMIGMFGISGTGLAVIKNIQNEGKRPLMERDRRLTGTLRGQTDKPEAPLGFELNNPWKLETRFS
- a CDS encoding hypothetical protein (BUSCO:8423at5125) translates to MEEQLQKGVMVSDEDAEYETAGEAGDDTTIIATGSREDRAVSSVDQDPSDNADMDLSDRDASGEDVDASGEEDNEYMAPPQLSSHNSLQTDHEEDEADEEAEGEDAEEEHDDVDVDAEGEEYEDDEGVGAVKFQPGTRNNDDEDSESEKSEFASANEEESDEEAAWDDAAEAEEDHDDEETAETNNCHFCTQGEDDDPSEEFEAYLACARCGLNAHQQCARDAAALSTENTPDNWKCPDCYGQESDAEEEDEVMEDHDVEHDAGLPSQQSEIPELSGEAYFEQQVEDEDASSHHESQHEDDDEPDEELREAPRTLRKRKSSSLETDGNSISLRKRRRNQSNDAASEGTARNESAEPSRHNSSRTLRLKVTRSPLVSIQKHTRTSLVLKLQVKPGNLKEVLGRKKRETRRQPGTVTRPPPQRPVPTPRATAIAAISVLPTPFTSDNYSQPLYFDCDLDEMQGKPYGGILSEAEADTSKTLPAEDDENRFKDALQKADEEWRARLLAMQEEAHAPVRKAKKTADNASHIECIEFGGWEIDTWYAAPYPAEYCTTRVLYICEFCLKYMASDYVAWRHKLKCPAKHPPGDEIYRHGSVSVFEVDGRKNPVYCQNLCLLAKLFLGSKTLYYDVEPFLFYVLCEYNETGYHFVGYFSKEKRASSQNNVSCILTLPIHQRKGYGNLLIDFSYLLTKVEEKTGSPEKPLSDMGLVSYRNYWRLVMCRYFLTVMKEEKYATEGLGIKRISDNTGMTPDDVISALEGLRALVRDPQTKTYAFRVDVDYCRQYVAKWEAKGYVQLKPEALVWTPYVMGRSNAVNFELGPPINTIAPREDDEAKVDEGLGTTGTGGQSLINGERNEETTNVETGADTEANVNGEAQDDVVDDDSAEPGPVPSIEDVTPGEEKDKDVEMKDTENDGPPAWLKPYRDIPYTRFEVFPAVPGGRRERARPSVSRPTVPRTTSSAPRQKRNSGSHRTSSSSRPKSSSKKKTGGTGRGPGRWPKGTKKSDYGNATSGPGLPPGWQDKQTKLRAITEGNDPDQEVAVEEPAEDSVVVSTRVNGTKANNRNAAATRKASVADENGEQAVEGEEDVDAEGEDI